The following nucleotide sequence is from Bradyrhizobium roseum.
AGTACATGTGGCAGTCGAACTCCCAGGTGAAACCCATGCCGCCATGAACCTGGATGTTGTTCTTTGAGCAATGCTGGAAGGCCTGAGTCGCGCTGATGCGCGCGGCAGCCGCGGCTTCCGGCAATTCCGAAGCGTTGGTCGAGAGCGCCCACGCGCCGTAATAGCAGTTTGAGCGCGCCAGCGTTGCCGAGACATACATGTCGGCCAAGATGTGCTTCACCGCCTGGAACGAGCCGATCGGCCGGCCGAAGGCGATACGGTCGAGCGCATAGTCGCGGCCCATTTCCAGCGCACGGTCGGAGCCGCCGACCTGCTCGAACGCCAGCAGCACGGCGGCGCGGTCGAGCACTTGCGTGAGGATGCTCCAGCCTTCACCGGCCGCACCGAGCGGCTCAGCCTTGGCGTTCTTGAAGGTGAGTTCGGCCTGGCCCCGGGTCGGATCGACATTGGTCAGTGACTTCGCTTCAACGCCGCCGGCCTTGAGGTCGACCAGGAACAGCGAGATGTCGGAGTCGCGGCCGGTCGAGCCGGTGCGCGCGGCAACGACGGCAAAATCGGCGATGGCGCCATCCGGCACCGGCTTCTTCACACCGCTAAGCGTGCCCCCGGAGGCCTGCAGCTTGATCGCCTTCGGCGACGGATTGCCCTTGCCTTCGAACAGCGCCAGCGTACCGATCGCCTCGCCGCTTGCGATCTTGGGCAGCCACTTCTGCTTCTGCGCGTCGGAGCCGGCCAGCAGCAGCGCCTCGGCCGCGAGATAGACGGTGGAGGAGAACGGCACCGGTGCGTTGGCGCGGCCCATTTCCTCCGCGATCACGCACAGCTCGAGATGACCGGCGCCCGCGCCGCCGAATTCTTCCGGGATCGCGACGCCGAGGAACCCCATGTCGGCGAGGCCCTGCCACAGCGCCTTGTCGTAGGTCGCCTTGCCGTCGAGCACTTCGCGCACGGCCTTCGGCGGGCACTTTTCGGTGAGGAATTTCCTCGCCGCGTCACGCATTTGTTTTTGGTCATCGGAGAAATCGAAGTTCATGGCGTGTTACTCGCGTTGTGTAAGAGTGTGTTTCCTTGGTTCGTCGTCCCCGCGAACGCGGAGACCTATAACCACCGGCGTTTGTTTTTTATTCGGTATTGGCTCCAACCTGACATCGACGGGCCCCGGCGTATGGGTCCCCGCCCCGTGCGCAATTGCGCACTAGGCGGGGACGACGTTGGTAGGTGAGTGGTTTCATTTCAGCACAATCACATCTTGGCCCGGCTTGTCGGCGTAAAGCTTC
It contains:
- a CDS encoding acyl-CoA dehydrogenase family protein, giving the protein MNFDFSDDQKQMRDAARKFLTEKCPPKAVREVLDGKATYDKALWQGLADMGFLGVAIPEEFGGAGAGHLELCVIAEEMGRANAPVPFSSTVYLAAEALLLAGSDAQKQKWLPKIASGEAIGTLALFEGKGNPSPKAIKLQASGGTLSGVKKPVPDGAIADFAVVAARTGSTGRDSDISLFLVDLKAGGVEAKSLTNVDPTRGQAELTFKNAKAEPLGAAGEGWSILTQVLDRAAVLLAFEQVGGSDRALEMGRDYALDRIAFGRPIGSFQAVKHILADMYVSATLARSNCYYGAWALSTNASELPEAAAAARISATQAFQHCSKNNIQVHGGMGFTWEFDCHMYYRRANATALTLGSLSYWEDQLIDRMRKKNAA